From Veillonella dispar, one genomic window encodes:
- a CDS encoding nitric-oxide reductase large subunit → MGEYKKYWIAVVAVLIIGFSILGYLGTDVYHQAPPVPTAYVSQDGQVLFTKEDILHGQSAWQSTGGQSVGTVLGHGAYQAPDWTADWLHKEVSIMLDIKSQEAFGVLYNQLGTAQQAAVKEVVKEEYLGSAVRDDGTVVLSPERITAMNITGRYFVELYGDNPELTLTRDHFAMKDNTLPELQDRIDMARFFFWTTWMASTQRPGTDATYTNNWPHEPLLDHNPTPESIAWSVVSVIILLCGIGVVVWLWAFGKKDDEHALVLPIEDPISKITLTPSQRALGKYLFTILALFLFQLGMGGIIAHYTVEGQAFYGIPLAQYFPYSIARTWHIQASLFWIAMAFLSAGLFLAPIINGGKDPKYQKLGVDILFWALVVLVVGSFAGTYLGVAHQIPAAWNFLLGHQGYEYIELGRIWQWIEYIGILFWLVLMIRSIIGAFKQKGDKNLIAAFIFSVIMVGIFYGPGLFYGEHSHLAIMEYWRWWVIHLWVEGFFEVFSTTLMAFIFVTLGLVSYRAGTVAAISSGAIYLIGGIPGTFHHLYFTGVTSTIVATGASFSALEVVPLVLLGYEAFENYTRLHSAPWMHRLKWPVYCFIAVSFWNLVGAGVFGFLINMPVSLFYIQGLNTTAVHAHTALFGVYGFLSLGFVFLIARYIRPEVEFNDKLMKFGFWALNIGLALMVLISLLPIGLIQAWASITHGLWFARSEEFMQQPLLQNLRWLRMIGDTILIIGAVAFFWQIVKVLFPKKS, encoded by the coding sequence ATGGGTGAATACAAAAAGTATTGGATAGCCGTAGTAGCCGTACTTATTATTGGTTTTTCAATCCTTGGTTATCTAGGTACTGATGTGTATCATCAAGCACCGCCAGTACCGACTGCGTATGTATCTCAAGATGGACAAGTCTTGTTCACTAAGGAAGATATTTTACATGGTCAATCGGCATGGCAATCTACAGGTGGTCAATCGGTAGGGACCGTTTTAGGTCATGGCGCATATCAAGCACCTGACTGGACTGCAGATTGGTTGCATAAAGAAGTATCTATAATGCTGGATATTAAATCTCAAGAGGCATTTGGGGTTCTTTATAACCAATTGGGAACTGCACAACAAGCAGCAGTTAAAGAAGTTGTAAAAGAAGAATATTTAGGTAGTGCTGTTCGCGATGATGGAACTGTGGTTTTATCTCCAGAACGCATTACGGCGATGAATATTACAGGTCGTTATTTTGTTGAGTTGTACGGTGATAACCCTGAGTTAACATTGACTCGTGATCATTTTGCAATGAAGGATAACACACTACCTGAGTTACAAGATCGCATTGATATGGCACGCTTCTTCTTCTGGACTACTTGGATGGCCTCTACGCAACGTCCTGGTACGGATGCAACGTATACAAACAACTGGCCACATGAACCTTTGTTGGATCATAATCCTACACCTGAAAGTATCGCATGGTCTGTTGTGAGTGTTATTATCTTATTATGTGGCATTGGTGTAGTTGTATGGTTATGGGCCTTTGGTAAAAAGGATGATGAGCATGCACTGGTTCTGCCAATAGAAGATCCAATTAGCAAGATTACTTTAACTCCATCTCAACGTGCATTAGGTAAATATTTATTTACAATCTTAGCACTGTTCTTATTCCAATTGGGGATGGGCGGCATTATTGCTCACTACACTGTAGAAGGCCAAGCGTTCTATGGTATTCCATTGGCACAATATTTCCCTTATTCTATTGCGCGTACATGGCATATTCAAGCGTCCTTGTTCTGGATTGCTATGGCATTCTTGAGCGCTGGTTTATTCTTGGCACCAATCATTAATGGTGGTAAGGATCCTAAATATCAAAAGCTAGGTGTAGATATTTTATTCTGGGCGCTTGTAGTCCTCGTAGTTGGTTCCTTCGCTGGCACATATTTAGGTGTAGCACATCAAATTCCAGCAGCCTGGAATTTCCTTCTCGGACACCAAGGTTACGAATATATAGAACTAGGACGTATTTGGCAATGGATTGAATACATTGGTATTCTATTCTGGCTTGTACTCATGATACGCAGTATTATTGGTGCTTTCAAACAAAAAGGGGATAAAAACCTTATTGCTGCCTTTATCTTCTCTGTTATCATGGTAGGTATCTTCTATGGTCCAGGTTTGTTCTATGGTGAACATAGCCACTTAGCAATTATGGAGTACTGGCGTTGGTGGGTAATTCATCTTTGGGTAGAAGGCTTCTTCGAAGTATTCTCTACTACATTGATGGCATTTATCTTTGTTACACTTGGTCTTGTATCGTATCGTGCTGGTACTGTGGCAGCCATTTCCTCTGGCGCTATTTATCTCATCGGTGGCATTCCTGGCACATTCCATCATCTATACTTTACAGGTGTTACCTCTACTATTGTGGCGACAGGCGCATCCTTCTCCGCATTGGAAGTAGTACCACTTGTACTATTAGGTTATGAAGCCTTTGAAAACTATACACGTCTTCACAGCGCACCTTGGATGCATCGTTTGAAATGGCCTGTATACTGCTTCATTGCGGTATCCTTCTGGAATCTTGTTGGTGCGGGGGTCTTCGGCTTCTTGATCAATATGCCTGTATCCTTGTTCTACATTCAAGGTCTTAATACAACTGCAGTACATGCGCATACCGCATTGTTTGGCGTATATGGTTTCTTAAGCTTAGGCTTTGTATTCCTTATTGCTCGTTATATTCGACCTGAAGTTGAATTCAACGATAAATTGATGAAATTTGGGTTCTGGGCTCTCAATATAGGCCTTGCCTTAATGGTGCTCATCAGCTTATTGCCGATTGGTCTTATCCAAGCGTGGGCAAGCATTACACATGGTTTGTGGTTTGCACGTAGCGAAGAATTTATGCAACAACCATTGTTACAAAACTTGCGTTGGCTTCGTATGATTGGTGATACAATACTAATCATTGGTGCCGTAGCATTCTTCTGGCAAATTGTGAAAGTTCTATTTCCGAAGAAATCGTAA
- the brxF gene encoding BREX-3 system P-loop-containing protein BrxF gives MVTVQDVRERWEKIQGDDERILFIVGGPGSGKSLLIRELSEQKGWKYLEAKQLIEEEFLLVPRDERPQLAEEVIRRALSRSDTEVVLIDGINVLFAPILNLNPLELLKTISKTYPIVVGWRGHLEGDQLYLEHNNDPKHAVVTVTKPERVMVID, from the coding sequence ATGGTTACTGTTCAAGATGTAAGAGAACGTTGGGAAAAAATTCAAGGTGATGATGAACGCATATTGTTTATCGTTGGTGGTCCTGGTTCTGGTAAAAGTTTGCTAATTCGTGAATTGTCTGAGCAAAAAGGTTGGAAGTACTTAGAAGCGAAACAACTTATTGAAGAAGAATTTTTGTTAGTACCTCGTGATGAAAGACCACAATTGGCAGAAGAAGTAATTCGCCGTGCATTAAGTCGTAGTGATACAGAAGTGGTGCTCATCGATGGTATTAATGTGTTGTTTGCACCGATTTTAAATTTAAATCCTCTTGAACTATTAAAGACTATTAGTAAAACATATCCGATTGTTGTAGGTTGGCGTGGTCATCTCGAAGGTGATCAATTATACTTAGAACACAATAATGATCCAAAACATGCGGTTGTAACAGTTACTAAACCTGAACGTGTTATGGTTATTGATTAA
- the hypB gene encoding hydrogenase nickel incorporation protein HypB — translation MQVQVKTNVLAKNDAIAESLQQLFKEKNIFVFNLLGSPGAGKTSLLEATLHDLKKDYRLAVIEGDLFTAKDAERIHELGVPVIQINTVGGCHLDAQMIQDALGDLNLDELDMIIIENVGNLVCPAEFEIGESMKVTVLSVTEGEDKPLKYPLIFKESKAILINKIDLLPYVPFKKDKAIQDIRNLNPTGEIFEVSCTAHNGLEPWLTWLRAQLESNR, via the coding sequence ATGCAAGTTCAAGTTAAAACTAATGTATTGGCAAAAAATGATGCCATTGCAGAGTCCTTACAACAGTTGTTTAAGGAAAAAAATATTTTTGTATTTAATCTATTAGGTTCTCCAGGAGCTGGTAAAACATCTCTGTTAGAGGCAACTTTACATGATTTGAAAAAAGATTACCGCCTTGCTGTTATTGAAGGTGATTTATTTACTGCTAAGGATGCGGAACGGATTCATGAATTAGGAGTTCCTGTTATTCAAATCAATACAGTGGGAGGTTGCCATCTTGATGCACAAATGATTCAAGATGCACTAGGTGATTTAAATCTTGATGAACTGGATATGATCATTATCGAGAATGTAGGTAACCTTGTATGCCCTGCAGAATTTGAGATTGGTGAAAGCATGAAAGTAACTGTATTATCTGTTACTGAAGGTGAAGATAAGCCTCTTAAATACCCATTAATCTTTAAAGAGTCAAAGGCTATTCTCATTAATAAGATAGATTTATTGCCTTATGTACCATTTAAAAAAGACAAGGCAATACAAGATATACGTAATTTGAATCCAACAGGAGAGATTTTTGAAGTAAGTTGCACGGCCCATAATGGGTTAGAGCCATGGTTGACATGGTTGCGTGCGCAATTGGAGAGTAATCGATGA
- the hypA gene encoding hydrogenase maturation nickel metallochaperone HypA, with amino-acid sequence MHEMSIAEGILDVALDTLRQHDASVIHSVQLDLGLMSGVEPDSLLFCWEAVTKGTAAEGSRIEINTIPIEGKCLDCDKTFPVENYKFICPYCDSHFVQTIGGRELQVTSMDID; translated from the coding sequence ATGCATGAGATGTCTATAGCAGAAGGCATACTTGATGTAGCCCTCGATACGTTACGCCAACACGATGCATCTGTGATTCATTCTGTTCAACTCGATTTGGGTCTTATGAGTGGCGTGGAACCAGATTCGCTTCTTTTCTGTTGGGAAGCCGTTACAAAGGGGACCGCCGCAGAAGGCTCACGTATTGAAATCAACACCATTCCTATTGAAGGAAAGTGCTTGGATTGTGATAAAACATTTCCTGTAGAAAATTATAAATTTATCTGTCCGTATTGTGACAGTCATTTCGTACAAACCATTGGTGGCCGTGAACTACAAGTGACCTCCATGGATATCGATTGA
- a CDS encoding bifunctional 5,10-methylenetetrahydrofolate dehydrogenase/5,10-methenyltetrahydrofolate cyclohydrolase codes for MIELRGKAVADAHKAILQEKVAAVGDSVITMAVLLVGEDHGAHMYATFMEKTAKNFGYGFVLKELPETATQDEVVTALQELNNDAVVHGILPLMPMPKHIDTEALIDMLDPKKDIDGLTTYNIGLVTAGKGGFAPCTAKACMAILNHYDIPVEGKHVVVIGRSQVIGKPVALMTLGAHGTVTMCHSRTPDLAEQVKRGDIVIAAAGRAHMITADMIKPGAVVIDVGINELEGKTVGDVDYEAVKDIASAITPVPGGVGSVTTTMMLEAVYEAYHA; via the coding sequence ATGATTGAATTACGCGGTAAAGCAGTAGCAGATGCTCACAAGGCGATTTTACAAGAAAAAGTTGCAGCAGTAGGCGACTCTGTAATTACTATGGCAGTATTACTCGTTGGTGAAGACCATGGGGCTCATATGTATGCTACATTTATGGAAAAGACAGCTAAGAACTTTGGCTATGGCTTTGTATTAAAGGAATTACCTGAAACGGCTACACAGGATGAAGTAGTTACAGCATTGCAAGAATTAAATAATGATGCGGTTGTTCATGGAATTTTACCGTTAATGCCGATGCCTAAACACATTGATACAGAGGCTCTTATTGATATGCTAGATCCTAAAAAAGATATCGATGGTTTAACTACGTACAATATTGGCCTTGTAACTGCAGGTAAAGGTGGTTTTGCCCCTTGTACTGCTAAGGCGTGCATGGCAATTTTGAATCACTACGATATTCCTGTAGAGGGGAAACATGTGGTAGTAATCGGTCGTAGCCAAGTTATTGGCAAACCAGTAGCTCTTATGACCCTTGGTGCACATGGTACTGTTACAATGTGCCATTCTAGAACTCCTGATTTGGCAGAGCAAGTAAAACGAGGCGATATCGTCATTGCTGCAGCGGGTCGTGCTCATATGATTACAGCAGATATGATTAAGCCAGGTGCTGTTGTTATCGATGTAGGCATTAATGAACTAGAAGGTAAGACGGTAGGCGATGTTGATTATGAAGCGGTAAAAGATATTGCGTCTGCAATTACTCCAGTACCTGGTGGTGTAGGCTCTGTAACGACTACTATGATGCTTGAAGCTGTATATGAGGCATACCATGCATGA
- the tuf gene encoding elongation factor Tu, which translates to MAKEKFERTKPHVNIGTIGHVDHGKTTLTAAITKVLAEKGQAEFQDYSNIDKAPEERERGITINTAHVEYETANRHYAHVDCPGHADYVKNMITGAAQMDGAILVCSAADGPMPQTREHILLARQVGVPAIVVFLNKADMVDDEELIELVEMEVRELLSSYEFPGDEVPIVVGSALKALEGDAQYVAKIDELMDAVDSYIPTPVRDTDKPFLMPVEDVFTITGRGTVATGRVERGQVNVGDTVEVVGLKEKAEQYVVTGLEMFRKTLDSAVAGDNVGALLRGVDRKDIERGQVLAKPGSINPHTKFKAEVYVLTKEEGGRHTPFFSNYRPQFYFRTTDVTGVVNLPEGVEMCMPGDNVTMDIELITPIAIEEGLRFAIREGGHTVGAGVVTEIEG; encoded by the coding sequence ATGGCAAAAGAAAAATTTGAACGTACGAAACCGCATGTTAACATTGGTACAATCGGTCACGTTGACCATGGTAAAACTACTTTGACAGCTGCAATCACTAAAGTATTAGCTGAAAAAGGTCAAGCTGAATTCCAAGATTACAGCAACATCGATAAAGCTCCAGAAGAACGTGAACGTGGTATCACAATCAACACTGCACACGTTGAGTATGAAACTGCTAACCGTCACTATGCACACGTTGACTGCCCAGGCCATGCTGACTATGTTAAAAACATGATCACTGGTGCGGCTCAAATGGACGGCGCTATCTTGGTATGTTCCGCAGCTGACGGCCCTATGCCTCAAACTCGCGAACACATCTTGTTGGCTCGCCAAGTTGGTGTTCCTGCAATCGTAGTATTCTTGAACAAAGCTGACATGGTTGACGACGAAGAATTGATCGAATTAGTAGAAATGGAAGTTCGTGAACTTCTTTCTTCCTACGAATTCCCTGGCGACGAAGTACCTATCGTTGTAGGTTCCGCTTTGAAAGCTTTGGAAGGCGACGCTCAATATGTAGCTAAAATCGACGAATTGATGGACGCTGTAGACTCCTACATCCCAACTCCAGTTCGTGATACTGACAAACCTTTCTTGATGCCTGTGGAAGACGTATTCACAATCACTGGTCGTGGTACAGTAGCAACTGGCCGTGTTGAACGTGGTCAAGTAAACGTAGGCGACACAGTAGAAGTTGTAGGCTTGAAAGAAAAAGCTGAACAATACGTAGTAACTGGTCTTGAAATGTTCCGTAAAACTTTGGATTCTGCAGTAGCAGGTGATAACGTTGGTGCATTGCTTCGTGGTGTAGACCGCAAAGACATCGAACGTGGTCAAGTATTGGCTAAACCAGGTTCCATCAACCCACACACAAAATTCAAAGCAGAAGTATACGTATTGACTAAAGAAGAAGGTGGCCGTCATACTCCATTCTTCTCCAACTACCGTCCACAATTCTACTTCCGTACAACAGACGTAACAGGTGTTGTAAACCTTCCTGAAGGTGTAGAAATGTGTATGCCTGGCGATAACGTAACAATGGATATCGAATTGATCACTCCAATCGCTATCGAAGAAGGTCTTCGTTTCGCGATCCGCGAAGGTGGCCATACAGTAGGCGCTGGCGTTGTAACTGAAATCGAAGGTTAA